GGGAGGGAGAAGTGGGCCTGCTCAAACACGTCGACCTGGCCAACCGGGGCCACCTCTTGAGCGTCCAGACCGATGATATTGGCAAGAGGACCGGAGAGGGATTTGAGGTCTTCGGAAGGGCGAAGGGGGATTCGAGCCGAGGCTGTTCTCTGACCATCGACGAGTGGACCCGCATCTTAAAGGAGAGATGATGGAAGAACTGGAACTGGAGGCCTACCGCCTCCCTCCCAACTGGAGAGGAGAGGTCGAATCCTTTCGCCGGGTGGTCTTCGAAGATGGGGCCACCCGGATCTTCTTGAAGATCCCTTCGATCCGTCAAGAGGCGATTCGGTCCCTCACGCGGCATCTCAAGGAGAGGCGGGAGGAGTATCTCGCCGACCTTCCCATCGAAAGGATTGTCGAGGTCCTGGACGAGGCCTCCCGGAGATGGCTCGACCGAAGATATCCCTTGAGACGCCTGGCCCTCGATGCGATTCCGCTCCTCACCGGTCTCTCCCGGGAAGGGGTCGAGGCGAGCATCGATGCGGAGATGGAGAGCTCCTGCAGGGACGACATCTGGCGTGCCCTCTGTCTCGAGATCGGAAATCCCCTCTATTTGAACGATTTTCAATACAATCCCCATCTGGGCGGTTACAGCCGTTGCTTCGGCCCCGAGTTGATTCTGGCGATCTTTTCGGAGAATATTCCCGCCCTCCCCCATCTCCTTTTCATGAGGGCGGCCCTGGTCAAATCAGCCTGTATTGGGAAAGTGGCAAGCGGAGAGCCCATCTTTGCCCCGCTCTACCTGAGGACGATCGAGGAGATCGATCCTGAGATGGCCGAATGCATGGCCGTTCTCTACTGGCCGGGGGGGACGGAGGAGATCGAGTCCTCCCTCTTTGGTCAAGTCGATGCGGTCATCCTGTTCGGTGGGGTTGAAACCTGCCGATCCCTCCTCGAAAAGATCCCCAGGAGGGTGAAGGCCATCGTCCACGGCCACCGATTGGGGTTTGGGGTGATCGGTCGCCAGAAGCTGAGGCGGGAGGGCCTGGAGAGGCTTGCGGAGGACGTGGCCCTGGACTGTTCCATGTTCGACCAGCAGGCCTGCCTCTCCCCGCATGTTTATTACGTCGAAGAGGGAGGGGAGGTTTCGCCCAAAGCCTTCGCCCGAGCCGTGGCCGAAGCCATGGAGAGGGTAGGACGTAGGATGTCGAGGGGGAGGGTTTCTGTCTCTGCTGCGGCCTCGATTCACCAACTGAGGGGGAGCTATGAATTGAGAGAGTTGAACCGAGAAGAGGTTCTGCTTCTGACCTCTCCCAAAGGCACGGATTGGACCGTCGTCTATGAGAAGGACCCCGGGGTCTTTTTGCCCTCTCCGTTGAATCGTTTTCTAAGGATCTTCGGGGTCGAGGACATTTTCAAGATCCCTGCGGCCCTGGAGCCCGTTCGGGACTTCCTACAGAACGCGGCGGTGGCCATCGGAGATAAACGGGAGCGGGAATTTATTAACCTCCTCGGGGCGTTGGGAGTGAGCCGGATCACCTCGCCCGGGAAGATGGCCTTCCCTTCGATGATGTGGCATCACGACGGGATCTCACCCCTTGCCTCCCTCCTCCGGTGGTGCGATGTGGAGAAGAAAGAGGGCTCCTGAAGGGGAGAAAAAACATGAAATATTCGATTGCCACCAACTGGGACTTGGCATTGCTTGATCGACTGGAGGGGACTGAGGTCGAAAGCCTTTACGGTCAGATCTGGGGGGATCCCTTGGGTGGAGGACGGATGGCCCTCTTCATCCCAAAGGTAGATCGGGGGGCTGCCTCCACCTTCATTCGGGAAGCGAGGCGAAGGGGTCTGGGATTCAACTATCTGATGAACGGGACCTGTCTTGATAACTTGGAATTTACGAAGAAGGGCTACGGAACCCTTGTGGAGCATATCGAATGGGTCGCCTCGACCGGCGCCGATATGGTGACGGTCACTCTTCCCTTCCTGCTGGAGGTCGTCAAGAGGGAGGTTCCCCCTCTGAAGGTGGCGGTCTCTTCCTTTGCCCGGGTGGTGAGTGTTCAGCAGGCAAGGGCCTGGAGGGAGATGGGGGCGGACAAGATCATCCTGCCCGAATCGGTGAACAGGGATTTTCGAACTCTCCAACGGATCCGGGAGGCGGTCGATTGCGAGCTGGAACTGATCGCCAATCACTGCTGCCTCTTCCAGTGTTTCCTCGACCTCCATCACCGGAACATGGTCTCCCACGGCTCTCAGGCCGGCCACCCCTGCGGAGGGTTTGCGCCGGATTACTGCAAACTGGCCTGCCAGCGGCTGAAACTCTTGAGGCCGGAGGAGCTGATCAAATCGACCTGGATCCGTCCCGAGGACGTCCCCTCTTATGAGGAGATCGGAATCGATTGTCTGAAGCTCGTGGAACGCTTCAGGGGGACCGAGAGTCTCCTTCAAATCGTCCATGCCTATGAGCGCCAGAGGTTCGAGGGAAACCTGGTAGACCTTCTCAGCCTCCCCCAAGCCGGGGCCTTCCTTTCTCCCAATTTGGAGATCCTCGCCAGGACCGATCTCGTCGAGCCCGAGAAGATGGAGGCGGTGATGGCTGTGCTCCGGGAACCTTTTTCGGGAAGGGTGCATATCGACAATAAGAGGCTCGATGGCTTCCTGGACTTTTTCAAGGAGAAGGATTGCCTCCGGATGGATTGTGAGCGGTGTGGGTACTGTAAAGGGGTGGCCCGGAGGGTGATCCGCATCGACGAAGCCTGGCGCGGACAGATGGTTGCGAGATTCGAACGGGCCATGACGATGTTAACCACGGGAGAGGTGGCGGGTTTTCTCAAGGTTTGAACCTTGACGGAACCTCGGCAGAGGGTTAAGAAGGAATCAGGGGAGGCCTTTCTGTTCGCAAACCTTACCCAATGGATCTTGGAGTTGATGAGGGCCCATGGACAGCTCTCGGTCTTCATCGGCGTGATGATCGAACAGGTGATCGTTCCCATCCCCTCGCCGATGATCGTCATGGGAGCCGGGGCCATCTTGATCCCTCCAGATCTTTCCGTGCCCAACGGCCTTCTCCAGATCCTCTGGGTCATTGTCCTGCCCGGGACGATCGCTTCGACCTTAGGGTCTTTCATCGGCTACACGATCAGCTATTATGGGGGGAAGACGCTGGTCATTCGCCTGGAGAGATTTTTAGGGGTCGATTGGGACGAGATCGAAAGGCTGGAGCGGCGTTTCCAGGGGAAAAAGGTGGCCTTAAGCCTCCTTCTTTCGAGAGCCATTCCCGCTTTCCCCCTTTCACTGGTCTCGGTCTTTGCGGGCCTTCTCCGTATTCCCGTCCGGCCCTTCACCCTTTATACCTTTATCGGTTCGATCTTCCGTATTCTCTTTCTCGGTTTTCTCGGGTGGTGGGTGGGAGCGACCTACGAAAAGATAGCCACTCAATTCGATACATTGGAAACGATCGTTTCGGTCCTGATGCTGATCGCCATGGGAGGCGCGCTTGGATATTTTTATTACAAATTCCGAAGGAAGGGCTGAAATCCTTCCTCAGGGGGGTATTGGACATGGGGGGAATCTACTTTGGAAAGGAGGTCAGGGAATGAAAGTAACGGTGGATGAGGAGACCTGCATCGGGTGCGAGGCGTGCGTCGATATCTGTCCGGAGGTTTTCGAGATGTCGGGCGACAAGGCCGTCGTGAAGGTCAATGAAGTGCCTCAAGACCTGGTCGCCTCTTGCAAGGAGGCGGCCGAAAACTGTCCCGTGGAAGCCATTCAAATCGAAGATTGACTCTCAGAAAAAAAGGGGCATCCCGTCTTTCGGAATGCCCCTTTCCTCTCCATTCCCCTCCAGCTGGGCTGGATCAATCGAAATACTCTTTGATCTCCTTATAGCGGCTCGGGTCCCGCAGCCGTTCGAGGGCTTTGGCCTCGATCTGACGGATCCTCTCCCGGCTGAGGCCGAACTGCCTGCCGATCTCTTCGAGGGTACACTCACCGTCCTCCCCGATGCCAAAACGGAGTCTGAGGATCTTCTCCTCCCTCGGGGATAGACCTGACAGGAGCTTGCTCACCTGATGGACCAGATCCTTCTCGAGGAGCGAATCGGCAGGGGAGAGGCTCTTTTCGTCAGGGATCAGGTCTTCGAGGGTGCTGTCCTCTTCCCCGATGGGCATATCGAGAGAGATCGGTTCCTCGATGAGGTTGAGGATCTTTTCGACATCGTTGAGAGGGATGCCACTGTCTTTCGAGAGCTCCTGAGAGGTCGGTTCCCTGCCCAGTTTCTTGACCTGGTCCTTGAAAGATTTCATCATCTTTCCTTTTATTTCGAAGAGGTAGTTCGGGATCCGAATCGTCCTCGACTTTTCCGCGAAGGCCCTCAAGATGGCCGCCCGGATCCACCAGGAGGCATAGGTGCTGAACTTGTAACCCTTGGTGTAGTCGAACTTGGCCATCGCCTGCATCAGACCGAGGTTCCCCTCCTGGATGAGGTCGAGAAAGGAGAGGCCCCGATTGGCGTACCGTTTAGCGATGCTGACCACCAAACGGAGGTTGGCCTCGATGAGCTCGTTCTTCGCCTGCTGGGTCTCGAGGACGGCCTGCTGATAGCGGCTCAATAACTCTTTATACTTTTTAGTCTTCTCCCTTCTTTCGGCAGGAGACAACTTCTTTTTTCCGTTCTTGGCCTTCGTTTTGTTCGAGCGTGAGCCTCCATTGGTGGACTTCTTCCCGTTCTTCTGGGCTTGAGAGGGATAAAGTTCTGCCTTGAGGCGATTGGTCTTTATCTCGAGGGCTTTGACCAGCTCCTCGCCTTCCTTTATCCTCTTGGCCAGGTCCACCTCCTGTTCCGGGGTGAGCAGAGAGATCTTTTCGAGGCTTTTTAGGTATTCGAGAGTGATATCGTTGGAGAAGTAGTAGGGTTCATCCTGAAGCCCGTGGTTAGGATGTAAATCCTCATGCTCCTCGCCGATCATCTCTTCCCCTGGCTGGAGCTCAAAGTCGTCGAGCGTGGCCTCATCCAATTCGTTTACGTTGTACATCGGGGGGTCGACCGGAGCTAAATTTGGTACTGCGTCCTCGATTCCGGAGGGAGAAGAGATATCTTCGGCCACGAGTCTCATCGCCAAGGATTCCTCTTCTCGCTTCTTGCCATTTGTTCTGCCCTGTTTCAATTTTAACTCCTTTCTATTATATATATAAATAAAAAACCCCTTCCAACCGGACCTCTATTTGGAAAGGGTGAACCACCCGATATTCAATACCTTTGCTTTTATTTATGCCTTTTTCACTATCTCATTTACAGCCTCGGCTCGGATGACCCATCCTCCCACCTCTAATATATTAAAATAAACCCCGTTTGTCAAGGATTATTTTTTAAGATAATTATTCTTTGATTACAATGAGTTAAAAATTTTTTCGAAAATTTTCCCATTTCATATAGGATTTGTTCTAAACCTCCTCACCCATTCGTCTGATAGAGGCTTTCATTTTACAATCGGATGGTTCTGAGTTGACTTTAAATAGCCCTTCTTTTATATAGTTTCTTATCTCTCATTTGGCCATTTCGAAGATGAACAAAATAGAACAAAATTATTTGATTTCAAATGGTTATGTTGATCTTCACCTCCATACCACCGCCTCTGACGGGGTAAAGACCCCTTCCGAACTGGTCTGTTATTCAAAATCTAAGGGTCTTCGGGCAATATCCATCACTGACCATGACACGATCGATGGGTTGGAGGAGGGATTGGCCGAAGGGGCGAGGATCGATTTCGAGGTGATCCCCGGGGTGGAGATCAGTGTCGAGCATTCTCCAGGGTCAATGCACCTGCTCGGTTATTATATCGACATTGACTACCCCCCCTTGACCGCCAAGCTGGCCTACCTACAGAAAGCGAGGGCGGAGAGAAATCCCAAGATGATCGAAAGACTGAATCGATTGGGGATCAGGATCACCTATGAGGAGGTGATCAAGGCCTCCGGCGGAGGGCAGGTGGGGCGCCCGCACTTTGCCCAAGTTTTATTAGAAAAAGGGTATGTCAAGAGCTTTCAAGAGGCCTTCGACCGTTTTCTCAAAAAGGGGGCTCCGGCTTATGTAGATAAAGAGAGGTTTACCCCCCCGGAGGCCATTCGCTTTATCATCGAAGCGAAGGGGGTTGCCGTCCTGGCCCATCCGAACACCCTCGGCCTGAACGGCCATGCCGAGCTGGAAGGCCTGATCTTGAACCTGGTCCGGGCAGGGCTTAAGGGGATAGAAGTCTATTATCCCGAGCATTCCCCAGAGGAAATCCTACGTTATAAAGGCCTGGCCGAGAAGTATGGTCTGGTCATGACCGGGGGTACGGATTATCACGGTATCGACCGAGAAGGGCTTGATGTCGGGGTGGGAAAGGGAGAGATGAGGCTCCCCTATGCGATGGTCGAGGCCCTGAGATCGGTAAGGAACCGGTCAAATTTGTAAAGGGAGAGGCGAAGGTGGTCATCCTTCTCCTTGCGGTCACAACATTATTATGGGGAGCGACCCCCATCCTCGAAAAGATGGGTCTGACGAAGGTGGACCCCCTGGTTGGGGTAACCCTGCGCAG
This sequence is a window from Thermodesulfobacteriota bacterium. Protein-coding genes within it:
- a CDS encoding U32 family peptidase, yielding MKYSIATNWDLALLDRLEGTEVESLYGQIWGDPLGGGRMALFIPKVDRGAASTFIREARRRGLGFNYLMNGTCLDNLEFTKKGYGTLVEHIEWVASTGADMVTVTLPFLLEVVKREVPPLKVAVSSFARVVSVQQARAWREMGADKIILPESVNRDFRTLQRIREAVDCELELIANHCCLFQCFLDLHHRNMVSHGSQAGHPCGGFAPDYCKLACQRLKLLRPEELIKSTWIRPEDVPSYEEIGIDCLKLVERFRGTESLLQIVHAYERQRFEGNLVDLLSLPQAGAFLSPNLEILARTDLVEPEKMEAVMAVLREPFSGRVHIDNKRLDGFLDFFKEKDCLRMDCERCGYCKGVARRVIRIDEAWRGQMVARFERAMTMLTTGEVAGFLKV
- a CDS encoding VTT domain-containing protein, translated to MRAHGQLSVFIGVMIEQVIVPIPSPMIVMGAGAILIPPDLSVPNGLLQILWVIVLPGTIASTLGSFIGYTISYYGGKTLVIRLERFLGVDWDEIERLERRFQGKKVALSLLLSRAIPAFPLSLVSVFAGLLRIPVRPFTLYTFIGSIFRILFLGFLGWWVGATYEKIATQFDTLETIVSVLMLIAMGGALGYFYYKFRRKG
- a CDS encoding ferredoxin, whose protein sequence is MKVTVDEETCIGCEACVDICPEVFEMSGDKAVVKVNEVPQDLVASCKEAAENCPVEAIQIED
- a CDS encoding sigma-70 family RNA polymerase sigma factor — translated: MRLVAEDISSPSGIEDAVPNLAPVDPPMYNVNELDEATLDDFELQPGEEMIGEEHEDLHPNHGLQDEPYYFSNDITLEYLKSLEKISLLTPEQEVDLAKRIKEGEELVKALEIKTNRLKAELYPSQAQKNGKKSTNGGSRSNKTKAKNGKKKLSPAERREKTKKYKELLSRYQQAVLETQQAKNELIEANLRLVVSIAKRYANRGLSFLDLIQEGNLGLMQAMAKFDYTKGYKFSTYASWWIRAAILRAFAEKSRTIRIPNYLFEIKGKMMKSFKDQVKKLGREPTSQELSKDSGIPLNDVEKILNLIEEPISLDMPIGEEDSTLEDLIPDEKSLSPADSLLEKDLVHQVSKLLSGLSPREEKILRLRFGIGEDGECTLEEIGRQFGLSRERIRQIEAKALERLRDPSRYKEIKEYFD
- a CDS encoding PHP domain-containing protein; protein product: MNKIEQNYLISNGYVDLHLHTTASDGVKTPSELVCYSKSKGLRAISITDHDTIDGLEEGLAEGARIDFEVIPGVEISVEHSPGSMHLLGYYIDIDYPPLTAKLAYLQKARAERNPKMIERLNRLGIRITYEEVIKASGGGQVGRPHFAQVLLEKGYVKSFQEAFDRFLKKGAPAYVDKERFTPPEAIRFIIEAKGVAVLAHPNTLGLNGHAELEGLILNLVRAGLKGIEVYYPEHSPEEILRYKGLAEKYGLVMTGGTDYHGIDREGLDVGVGKGEMRLPYAMVEALRSVRNRSNL